Proteins encoded within one genomic window of Streptomyces sp. NBC_00523:
- a CDS encoding rodlin, protein MIKKMMASTAVAASIVGVSAAVAPSAMAIGNDQGTTTVNGNGAMQAYGNSATHGDWSPQFALIQGSLNKPCIALPAKANVGSLLGVVPISVQDINVLSSPQNQQCTENSTQAKGDEALSHILDDIPILSGNGAGNN, encoded by the coding sequence ATGATCAAGAAGATGATGGCCTCCACGGCCGTCGCCGCATCGATCGTCGGCGTCTCCGCCGCGGTCGCCCCGTCGGCCATGGCCATCGGCAACGACCAGGGCACCACCACCGTCAACGGCAACGGTGCCATGCAGGCGTACGGCAACTCCGCCACCCACGGCGACTGGAGCCCGCAGTTCGCGCTCATCCAGGGCTCGCTCAACAAGCCCTGCATCGCCCTGCCGGCCAAGGCCAACGTGGGCTCGCTGCTCGGCGTCGTGCCGATCTCGGTCCAGGACATCAACGTCCTGTCCTCCCCGCAGAACCAGCAGTGCACCGAGAACTCCACCCAGGCCAAGGGTGACGAGGCCCTGTCGCACATCCTGGACGACATCCCGATCCTCTCGGGCAACGGTGCCGGCAACAACTGA
- a CDS encoding chaplin yields the protein MLVMAAASGILTASGGYAFADATAEGAAVGSPGVASGNVVQVPVHVPVNVCGNTVNVVGALNPAFGNECENKGGGSGNGGSGASAQGVAAGSPGVLSGNVVQAPVDIPVNVCGNSINVVGLLNPAAGNKCQNGGGDEGNPPTEEPPTEHPPHHPPHHHKPPHHKPPKGHHDHDCNCGHEHNPPKPHHPKPPKPPKPPVHHHDDDCPPSHNPPKPHHPKPPKPHKPPVHHHNDDCPPSHHHNPPTTPPTTPPTTPPTHNPPTHTGWHHTPPKHHKPPQMAHTGANENLGIAGGASAALVLGGGLLMRRARAAKK from the coding sequence ATGCTCGTCATGGCGGCGGCGTCAGGCATCCTGACCGCCTCCGGCGGCTATGCCTTCGCCGATGCCACGGCCGAAGGCGCGGCCGTCGGTTCGCCCGGCGTCGCTTCGGGCAACGTCGTCCAGGTCCCGGTGCACGTGCCCGTCAACGTGTGCGGCAACACGGTCAACGTGGTCGGCGCGCTCAACCCCGCCTTCGGCAACGAGTGCGAGAACAAGGGCGGCGGCTCGGGCAACGGCGGCTCGGGCGCGAGCGCCCAGGGTGTGGCCGCCGGCTCCCCCGGCGTGCTCTCGGGCAACGTGGTCCAGGCCCCGGTCGACATCCCGGTCAACGTCTGCGGCAACAGCATCAACGTGGTCGGCCTGCTGAACCCGGCCGCCGGCAACAAGTGCCAGAACGGCGGTGGCGACGAGGGCAACCCGCCCACCGAGGAGCCGCCGACGGAGCACCCGCCGCACCACCCGCCGCACCACCACAAGCCCCCGCACCACAAGCCGCCGAAGGGCCACCACGACCACGACTGCAACTGCGGCCACGAGCACAACCCGCCGAAGCCGCACCACCCGAAGCCGCCGAAGCCCCCGAAGCCGCCGGTGCACCACCACGACGACGACTGCCCGCCGAGCCACAACCCGCCGAAGCCGCACCACCCGAAGCCGCCGAAGCCCCACAAGCCGCCGGTGCACCACCACAACGACGACTGCCCGCCCAGTCACCACCACAACCCGCCGACGACCCCGCCGACCACCCCGCCGACCACTCCGCCCACGCACAACCCGCCGACCCACACCGGTTGGCACCACACGCCTCCGAAGCACCACAAGCCGCCGCAGATGGCGCACACCGGTGCCAACGAGAACCTGGGCATCGCCGGTGGCGCCAGCGCCGCGCTGGTGCTCGGCGGCGGCCTGCTGATGCGCCGCGCCCGCGCCGCGAAGAAGTGA
- a CDS encoding chaplin, whose protein sequence is MKYTKIAAVAAGTLMAMGAAAPAFADSGAEGAAVGSPGVISGNTIQVPVHIPVNVCGNTIDVIGLLNPAFGNACVND, encoded by the coding sequence GTGAAGTACACCAAGATCGCCGCCGTCGCCGCCGGTACGCTCATGGCCATGGGTGCCGCCGCCCCGGCCTTCGCCGACTCGGGCGCCGAGGGTGCGGCCGTGGGCTCCCCGGGTGTCATCTCCGGCAACACCATCCAGGTGCCGGTCCACATCCCGGTCAACGTCTGCGGCAACACCATCGACGTCATCGGCCTGCTGAACCCGGCCTTCGGCAACGCCTGCGTCAACGACTGA
- a CDS encoding rodlin, with product MKKMMAGAAVAVSLVGLTAAAAPAAMAIGNDGGTTTLNGNGASSSYGNAETQGDGSPQAQLIQGSLNDLCLGVPVKANVGSLVGLLVPVAVQDVNVLSNPQNQQCADNSTQAKGDEPLSHLVDDIPVLSGNGVANN from the coding sequence ATGAAGAAGATGATGGCCGGCGCGGCAGTGGCCGTGTCCCTGGTCGGCCTGACGGCCGCCGCGGCCCCCGCGGCCATGGCGATCGGCAACGACGGGGGCACCACGACCCTCAACGGCAACGGCGCCTCCAGCTCGTACGGCAACGCCGAGACCCAGGGCGACGGCAGCCCGCAGGCGCAGCTCATCCAGGGCTCGCTCAACGACCTGTGCCTGGGCGTCCCGGTCAAGGCCAACGTCGGTTCCCTGGTGGGCCTGCTGGTGCCGGTCGCGGTCCAGGACGTCAACGTCCTGTCCAACCCGCAGAACCAGCAGTGCGCCGACAACTCCACCCAGGCCAAGGGCGACGAGCCCCTGTCGCACCTGGTGGACGACATCCCGGTCCTCTCCGGGAACGGCGTCGCCAACAACTGA
- the rsgA gene encoding ribosome small subunit-dependent GTPase A — MSLPSSSAFSSSRSTASHPLAAYGWDDDWAAEFAPYAAQGLVPGRVVRVDRGRCDIVTPEGTIWADTAFVVPRDPMRIICTGDWAAVDAGGDPRFVRTLLPRRTAFVRSTSSKRSEGQVLATNVDHIVICVSLAVELDLGRVERFLALAMSSSGGDALLGDAAGAGERTAEPVVVLTKADLVPDAVTLSHLVQDIEHIAPGVQVLPVSSATGEGIDVFSAIVSGGTSVLLGASGAGKSTLANTLLGQDVMEVQAARDVDGKGRHTTTTRNLLVLPTGGVLIDTPGLRGVGLWDAGVGVGQVFSEIEELAEGCRFHDCAHEAEPGCAVRAAIEDGTLPERRFDSYRKLQRENQRIVAKTDARVRAEIRRDWKRKGAEGRAAMDAKRGRIR; from the coding sequence TTGTCTCTCCCGTCCTCCTCCGCTTTCTCCTCCTCCCGCTCCACCGCCTCGCACCCGCTCGCCGCGTACGGCTGGGACGACGACTGGGCCGCCGAGTTCGCCCCGTACGCCGCCCAGGGACTGGTGCCCGGACGCGTGGTGCGGGTGGACCGCGGGCGCTGTGACATCGTCACGCCCGAGGGCACGATCTGGGCGGACACCGCCTTCGTCGTGCCGCGCGACCCGATGCGGATCATCTGCACCGGCGACTGGGCGGCCGTCGACGCCGGCGGCGACCCGCGGTTCGTCCGTACGCTGCTGCCGCGCCGCACCGCCTTCGTACGCTCCACCTCGTCCAAGCGCTCCGAGGGCCAGGTGCTCGCCACCAACGTCGACCACATCGTCATCTGCGTCTCGCTGGCCGTGGAGCTGGACCTGGGCCGCGTCGAGCGGTTCCTGGCCCTCGCCATGTCCAGCTCCGGCGGCGACGCGCTGCTCGGCGACGCCGCCGGGGCCGGGGAGCGGACCGCCGAACCGGTCGTCGTCCTCACCAAGGCCGACCTGGTCCCGGACGCGGTCACCCTCTCCCACCTCGTCCAGGACATCGAGCACATCGCCCCCGGTGTGCAGGTGCTCCCGGTCAGCTCCGCCACCGGCGAGGGCATCGACGTGTTCTCGGCGATCGTCTCCGGCGGTACGAGTGTGCTGCTCGGGGCGTCCGGCGCCGGCAAGTCCACCCTCGCCAACACGCTGCTCGGCCAGGACGTGATGGAGGTCCAGGCCGCCCGCGACGTGGACGGCAAGGGCCGGCACACCACCACCACCCGCAATCTGCTCGTGCTGCCCACCGGCGGGGTCCTCATCGACACCCCCGGACTGCGCGGGGTCGGCCTCTGGGACGCCGGGGTCGGCGTCGGCCAGGTCTTCTCGGAGATCGAGGAGCTGGCCGAGGGCTGCCGGTTCCACGACTGCGCCCACGAGGCGGAGCCGGGCTGCGCCGTGCGGGCGGCGATCGAGGACGGCACCCTGCCCGAGCGCCGCTTCGACAGCTACCGCAAGCTCCAGCGCGAGAACCAGCGCATCGTCGCCAAGACCGACGCCCGGGTCCGGGCAGAGATCCGGCGCGACTGGAAGCGCAAGGGGGCCGAGGGCCGGGCCGCGATGGACGCCAAGCGCGGCCGGATCCGGTAG
- a CDS encoding rodlin, protein MIKKVLATGAVAASILGLGAAQAMAIGNDGGTTSVNGNGASQSFGNAVTKGDGSPQFDLVQGSLNKPCVGLPLKANVGSLIGLVPIAVQDVNVLSNPQNQQCTENSTQAKGDEPLSHILDGIPVLSGNGAGNS, encoded by the coding sequence GTGATCAAGAAGGTCCTGGCTACGGGTGCCGTCGCCGCCTCCATCCTCGGGCTCGGCGCCGCGCAGGCGATGGCCATCGGCAACGACGGTGGCACGACCTCGGTCAACGGCAACGGTGCCTCGCAGTCCTTCGGCAACGCCGTGACCAAGGGCGACGGCAGCCCGCAGTTCGACCTGGTTCAGGGCTCGCTGAACAAGCCCTGCGTCGGCCTGCCGCTCAAGGCGAACGTCGGTTCGCTCATCGGCCTCGTCCCGATCGCGGTCCAGGACGTCAACGTCCTGTCCAACCCGCAGAACCAGCAGTGCACCGAGAACTCCACCCAGGCCAAGGGCGACGAGCCGCTGTCGCACATCCTGGACGGCATCCCGGTCCTCTCGGGCAACGGCGCCGGCAACAGCTGA
- a CDS encoding DNA-3-methyladenine glycosylase 2 family protein, with product MDEQTRYEAVSSRDARFDGEFFFAVETTGIYCRPSCPAVTPKRKNVRFYPTAAAAQTNGFRACRRCRPDAVPGSAEWNVRADVVGRAMRMIGDGVVDREGVPGLAHRLGYSSRQVQRQLNAELGAGPVALARAQRAHTARILLQTTALPVTEIAFAAGFGSLRQFNDTVRQIYARTPSALRAEAGTGLGIAVRQAGTTGIPLRLAHRGPYAAGDVFDLLAAGPVARVEEITGEPGRRTYRRTLRLPYGAAVTSVDERSAGDWLDARIHLTDLRDLTTAVQRLRRLLDLDADPHAVDELLSADPALAPDVAARPGVRSPGAADAEEFAVRALVGDAAAGELVEEYGKALDVPCGALTHVFPEPAVLAGAAGDPALRALATALADGTVRLDAGADRDEAEQALRRLPGIGPATAALIRMRGLGDPDVDPYGTPGASGWRPWRSYGVRRARSCGQPQISAPSQAPVTSRHAKSSTSTE from the coding sequence ATGGACGAACAGACCAGGTACGAGGCGGTGAGCAGCCGCGACGCCCGTTTCGACGGCGAGTTCTTCTTCGCCGTCGAGACGACCGGCATCTACTGCCGGCCGAGCTGCCCCGCCGTCACCCCGAAGCGGAAGAACGTCCGCTTCTACCCGACGGCGGCGGCCGCCCAGACCAACGGCTTCCGGGCGTGCCGCCGCTGCCGCCCGGACGCCGTCCCCGGCTCCGCCGAGTGGAACGTCCGGGCTGACGTCGTCGGACGCGCCATGCGCATGATCGGCGACGGCGTGGTGGACCGGGAGGGCGTTCCCGGGCTCGCCCACCGGCTCGGCTACAGCTCCCGCCAGGTGCAGCGCCAGCTCAACGCGGAGCTGGGCGCGGGCCCCGTCGCCCTGGCCCGCGCCCAGCGCGCCCACACCGCCCGGATCCTGCTCCAGACCACGGCCCTGCCCGTCACCGAGATCGCCTTCGCCGCCGGGTTCGGCAGCCTGCGCCAGTTCAACGACACCGTGCGGCAGATCTACGCCCGCACCCCGAGCGCCCTGCGCGCCGAAGCCGGTACGGGGCTGGGCATCGCGGTCCGCCAGGCCGGCACCACCGGCATTCCGCTCCGGCTCGCCCACCGGGGCCCGTACGCCGCCGGTGACGTCTTCGACCTGCTCGCCGCCGGTCCGGTCGCCCGCGTCGAGGAGATCACCGGGGAGCCCGGCCGCCGGACCTACCGGCGCACGCTGCGCCTCCCGTACGGCGCCGCCGTCACCTCCGTGGACGAGCGGTCCGCCGGGGACTGGCTGGACGCCCGCATCCATCTCACCGACCTGCGCGACCTGACCACGGCCGTCCAGCGGCTGCGCCGCCTCCTCGACCTGGACGCCGACCCGCACGCGGTGGACGAGCTGCTGTCCGCCGACCCCGCGCTCGCCCCGGACGTCGCCGCCCGGCCGGGCGTGCGCTCGCCGGGTGCAGCCGACGCCGAGGAGTTCGCCGTGCGGGCCCTGGTGGGGGACGCGGCGGCGGGGGAGCTGGTCGAGGAGTACGGCAAGGCGCTGGACGTGCCGTGCGGCGCGCTGACCCACGTCTTCCCCGAGCCGGCCGTGCTCGCCGGGGCGGCCGGTGACCCGGCCCTGCGGGCCCTGGCGACCGCGCTCGCCGACGGCACCGTACGCCTGGACGCGGGCGCCGACCGCGACGAGGCCGAGCAGGCGCTCCGGCGGCTGCCCGGCATCGGCCCCGCCACCGCCGCGCTGATCCGGATGCGCGGCCTGGGCGACCCGGACGTGGACCCGTACGGCACCCCGGGCGCGAGCGGCTGGCGCCCCTGGCGCTCGTACGGGGTGCGGCGGGCCCGGTCGTGCGGTCAGCCCCAGATCAGCGCGCCCAGCCAGGCGCCCGTCACCAGCAGACACGCGAAGAGCTCCACGAGCACCGAGTAG
- a CDS encoding DUF5949 family protein — protein sequence MTSPQTATGSFTQAQLGTLILIGWSGEYRQSGRDAAFLLAYSLGDGSDGPAAGENAMRLALQRCGLPVGGAPVRADETPGLPVKLLVQAGQAVLTLPHFKAQYPVPPEWLAAANEQGEVHAMFATRPWPQGAPGLPIGEAELRAFAGDPDTIATSAHCVLPVRSIG from the coding sequence ATGACCTCCCCCCAGACAGCCACCGGCTCGTTCACCCAGGCCCAGTTGGGCACCCTCATCCTGATCGGCTGGAGCGGCGAGTACCGGCAGAGCGGGCGCGACGCCGCCTTCCTGCTCGCCTATTCGCTGGGCGACGGATCGGACGGCCCGGCGGCCGGCGAAAACGCCATGCGGCTCGCGCTGCAACGCTGCGGGCTCCCCGTCGGCGGTGCGCCGGTGCGGGCCGACGAGACGCCGGGGCTCCCCGTGAAGCTCCTCGTACAGGCCGGCCAGGCCGTCCTGACCCTGCCGCACTTCAAGGCGCAGTACCCGGTGCCGCCCGAGTGGCTGGCTGCGGCGAACGAACAGGGCGAGGTGCACGCGATGTTCGCGACCCGCCCCTGGCCGCAGGGCGCGCCCGGGCTCCCCATCGGCGAGGCGGAGCTGCGCGCCTTCGCGGGTGACCCGGACACCATCGCGACCTCGGCGCACTGCGTGCTCCCGGTGCGCAGCATCGGCTGA